Proteins found in one Anopheles aquasalis chromosome 3, idAnoAquaMG_Q_19, whole genome shotgun sequence genomic segment:
- the LOC126577298 gene encoding major facilitator superfamily domain-containing protein 12-like, which yields MSNSANGIGRLANGTSNTIHRYGATDDSTTVLAVNGGSRHHRQTTVGTDTITAADEEGVDHQHQHNHHQKEEMPSERTQQQQQQLEKRSTLRMCEKIGYGLGHVYNDLCAGVWFSYTLLFMQGALGMPAAEAGAMVMLGQVGDAIATPIVGMLTDRYGTKRQWHIFGTFIVFLTFPMIFSLCPWCTVAPHWWEIVYFAAVILGFQFGWPIVQVTHLAMIPELSRTQKDRSDLTAIRYSLSIISNVVVYIVTWAVLRNRSSMENQIGPGDAYRFRDISLILTLAGVSMSVLFNFSLTFSGYEQRRNTALLHNVIRPVAASEEPDLERESLLRPSAVAAGTSSNGPEAVLLRKPRKNFFKSPLLYQNALLYVFSRLFMTTSLVYMPLWLDEQAHHQQDGPPTGDQVNVDHLATVPLVSFLASFVASLVLKYTNRFISNIGSYFIGSVISISVCLWIALTAVDASFSTFALFVIAALFGAGSSVTMVSSLCITADMIGKHAESGGRIYSAVTFADKLVTGVVVVIIESVKCKDRTECPEYYQGVLSYGCGLAAILGCATLATLLCTTAATRRARNR from the exons ATGTCCAACAGTGCTAACGGGATCGGCAGGCTAGCCAACGGTACCAGCAACACAATCCATCGGTATGGCGCGACAGACGATTCCACAACAGTCCTAGCCGTTAATGGAGGTTCGAGGCATCATCGTCAAACCACGGTAGGCACCGACACGATAACGGCAGCAGATGAGGAAGGTGTGgaccatcaacatcagcacaaccaccaccagaaggaaGAGATGCCATCGGAACGtacccaacagcagcaacagcagctggagaAGCGGTCCACGCTGCGGATGTGCGAAAAGATCGGCTACGGTCTGGGGCACGTTTACAATGATCTGTGTGCGGGCGTTTGGTTCAGTTACACGCTGCTGTTCATGCAGGGAGCCCTCGGTATGCCGGCGGCAGAAGCCGgagcgatggtgatgttggGTCAGGTTGGTGACGCGATCGCAACACCGATCGTTGGCATGCTAACGGATCGATACGGTACCAAAAGGCAGTGGCACATTTTTG GTACCTTCATCGTGTTTCTTACATTCCCGATGATCTTCTCACTGTGCCCCTGGTGCACGGTGGCACCGCACTGGTGGGAGATCGTGTACTTTGCGGCTGTGATACTGGGCTTCCAGTTCGGGTGGCCAATCGTGCAGGTGACACATCTGGCCATGATCCCGGAACTATCGCGCACTCAGAAGGATCGCTCCGACCTAACGGCGATCCGGTACTCGCTCTCAATCATCTCCAACGTGGTCGTGTATATCGTCACGTGGGCTGTACTGAGGAATCGAAGCAGCATGGAAAATCAGATCGGTCCCGGAGATGCATATCGATTCAGG GATATCTCACTCATCCTGACACTGGCCGGTGTTTCGATGTCGGTGCTGTTCAACTTCTCGCTTACCTTCAGTGGGTACGAGCAACGACGGAACACCGCCCTGCTGCACAATGTCATCCGACCGGTGGCCGCCTCGGAGGAGCCGGATCTGGAGCGAGAAAGTTTACTGAGACCAtcagcggtggcagcaggcACCTCATCGAATGGTCCCGAGGCAGTTCTGCTTCGAAAGCCAAGGAAAAACTTCTTCAAATCACCTCTGCTCTACCAAAACGCTCTACT GTATGTGTTTTCGCGGCTCTTCATGACCACATCGCTGGTGTACATGCCGCTCTGGCTGGACGAACAGGCGCACCATCAGCAAGACGGTCCACCGACAGGAGACCAGGTGAACGTGGACCATCTGGCCACCGTcccgttggtttcgtttctggCCTCGTTCGTTGCCTCGCTCGTGCTGAAGTACACCAATCGCTTCATCAGCAACATCGGATCGTATTTTATCGGATCGGTTATCAGCATTAGCGTTTGTCTGTGGATTGCCCTCACGGCAGTGGACGCCAGCTTCAGCACGTTCGCGTTGTTCGTTATTGCGGCGCTGTTCGGTGCCGGTAGCTCGGTCACGATGGTCAGCAGCCTGTGCATCACCGCGGACATGATTGGGAAGCATGCGGAATCCGGCGGGCGGATCTATTCGGCCGTCACGTTCGCGGATAAGCTAGTGACGGGCGTAGTGGTCGTCATAATCGAATCGGT CAAGTGCAAGGACCGAACGGAATGTCCAGAGTATTATCAAGGTGTTCTATCGTACGGGTGCGGGTTGGCGGCGATTCTCGGGTGCGCTACGCTGGCCACTTTGCTCTGCACCACGGCGGCGACCCGCCGCGCGAGGAATCGATAG
- the LOC126577443 gene encoding sorting nexin-17, whose amino-acid sequence MHFSIPSTQEFSSEGGGSSFTGFNIHINGSFHCCLRYKQLHSLHEQLKRSLPSMVLPSFPPKKLLSLTPNQIEQRRLSLERYIQLVGQDPVLCRSELLRAFLLNAQQESSFTECSEVTLDVYLMNGYRIAATVYSTDCTAKVLAKATALIDLPPERLCYFALYLMRIEATGELTIVKRLMDFEAPYISQKQWEGCRLVLRTGYWDPCYDVELMRDRIALNLLYMQALSDVKRGWIVTTRDLAEQLTNLQARGNKSEYLEIVRKLPLYGCLQFPRACVDYPEPNTVATVALGNKELNLLSCVDEGKEVQETKFKVTRIRCWRVTPVLATDEQSTNGHQTHPSTIVGMELSFEYLMAKNQLKWITIYSEQSMLMSVCLQSIVDELLNQKNGSDPTHLPTPPHTEYAPPLSYIRRDGSNHGMTDSSSTDTLSNVANSDTTSNGTSTQSNNHSTITTTTTTNGSSFIRRKLKELNTTVRFRSGRDSVHNEAFEWIGDDDL is encoded by the exons ATGCACTTTTCCATACCGAGCACGCAGGAGTTCAGTTCCGAGGGAGGCGGATCATCGTTCACG GGATTCAATATACACATCAATGGCAGTTTTCACTGTTGCCTTCGGTACAAGCAGCTGCACAGTTTGCACGAGCAGCTCAAACGATCCCTCCCGTCGATGGTGTTGCCCAGCTTCCCGCCGAAGAAGCTGCTGTCGCTTACGCCGAACCAGATCGAACAGCGACGATTAAGTCTGGAGCGCTACATACAACTGG TTGGCCAGGATCCGGTACTGTGCCGCTCGGAGCTGCTGCGTGCCTTTCTGTTGAATGCGCAACAGGAATCGTCCTTTACCGAGTGCAGCGAGGTAACGCTGGACGTCTACCTCATGAACGGTTACCGGATTGCGGCCACCGTCTACTCGACCGACTGTACGGCGAAGGTGCTGGCGAAGGCGACCGCCCTGATCGATCTGCCGCCCGAACGGCTCTGCTACTTTGCCCTCTATCTGATGCGTATCGAGGCGACCGGTGAGCTGACGATTGTGAAGCGTTTGATGGACTTCGAGGCACCGTACATTTCACAGAAACAGTGGGAAGGCTGCCGGTTGGTGCTGCGCACCGGTTACTGGGATCCTTGCTACGATGTGGAACTGATGCGCGATCGGATCGCGCTCAATCTGCTCTACATGCAGGCGCTAAGCGATGTCAAACGTGGCTGGATTGTGACGACACGCGATCTAGCGGAACAGTTGACCAACCTGCAGGCACGTGGCAATAAGAGTGAGTATCTCGAGATCGTACGCAAGCTGCCACTGTACGGCTGCCTACAGTTTCCGCGTGCCTGCGTGGACTACCCGGAACCGaacacggtggccacagtggcGCTCGGTAACAAGGAGCTGAATCTGTTGAGCTGCGTCGACGAGGGCAAGGAAGTGCAGGAAACCAAATTCAAAGTCACGCGCATCCGTTGCTGGCGCGTAACGCCGGTTCTCGCG ACCGATGAACAGTCTACGAATGGCCATCAAACGCATCCGTCGACGATCGTCGGAATGGAGCTGTCGTTCGAGTATCTGATGGCCAAGAACCAGCTCAAATGGATCACCATCTATAGCGAGCAGTCGATGCTTATGTCCGTGTGCCTTCAATCCATCGTCGACGAACTGTTGAACCAGAAAAATGGTTCCGATCCTACTCATTTGCCG ACACCTCCGCATACCGAGTATGCACCACCGCTGTCCTACATAAGACGGGATGGTTCGAATCATGGCATGACTGATTCCAGCTCCACGGATACTCTGTCCAACGTAGCAAAT AGTGATACTACTAGCAACGGTACATCGACTCAATCCAACAATCACTCaactatcaccaccaccaccaccaccaacgggtcTTCCTTTATTCGGCGCAAGCTGAAGGAGCTCAACACGACGGTGCGCTTCCGGAGTGGCAGGGATTCGGTGCACAACGAAGCATTTGAATGGATCGGTGACGATGATCTCTAG